Genomic segment of Panicum virgatum strain AP13 chromosome 2K, P.virgatum_v5, whole genome shotgun sequence:
acctttttaaaaaataaaaattcgtctcccctcccctcactcagctgcattgaacagtgagttcacggcagcttggaggagggaggggttggggtatttataggcgtgacTCAaaagcaccggttggtgctcaacaactgGTGCCAAACAATAGGCATAGTCACCGGTTGAAGTTACCAACTGGTGtctttgttgtgggcacgtggcggcaccgggtcatggcaaaacccggtgccattgtcctccctttaggcaccggttggtgcaaCCAACTGATAcctatatttgtttttttttttaccggttggtggcactaaccggtgcctatactAGGGATTTGGTACCGGATAATATTTTAACCCAGTACCAAACCCCTTATCTTTAATagccgctggccaaaggtaccagttgCTTTTGCAATCGGTACTGATGTGGGGTAACTAGTATCTTTGACCAGTACCTTTgtcccgttttctagtagtcaTATGTTAGTGGTGGATTTTCTCTGCACCCGAAGTAAATTCGAGCGAAGGGAGATCCAAGAAGCATCATCTCCTGTCCCTGCCCAATGAGGCCCGGTCAGCGACAGCGGCAGCTGCGTTGGAACGCTGGCGTCACCCCCTATCGCATCATCTCCTGTCCCTGCCCAGATCCTGATCCCCTGCGGGCTATCAGCTGTGGCCGGTGTTGCTGCCCCATGCCAGCCACTCGTAGGCGCGCATCCGGTGTGCACATGCACGATCTCAGAGGCAAGTCCGTGACGCAGGCAGTGGCACTAAGCTCGTCTTTTGCCCAAGCTGTTAACCATCCCTCCTCACACGCagagagagcgagcgagcgagaaaCAGGAGCAGAGAACAGAGAAGAGAGACACCAAAGAGCAGAGCACAGAAATGGCGGGGGAGAAGCAGGAGAAGGGTCGTCTGCAGCTTCTGGACTTCTGGGTGGGCCCGTTCGCGCAGCGCTGCCGCATCGCGCTGGCGGAGAAGGGCCTGCCGTACGAGTCCCTGGAGCAGGACCTCTCCAACAAGGGcgagctcctcctccgcgccaacCCCGTGTACGGCAAGGTCCCCGTGCTCCTCCACGGCGGCCGCCCCGTCTGCGAGTCCCTCGTCATCCTCCACTACCTCGACGCGGCGTTCTGCTCCCCGCCGACCCGCGCGCCCGCGCGCACGCCAGGTTCTGGGCGGACTTCGCCGACAGGACGGTGTTCGCCTGCGGGACCCGGCTGTGGAAGCTGCGCGACGgggaggcgcgggcgcgggcgcgggcggagaTGGTGGACGCCCTGCGGGCCCTGGACGCCGAGCTCGGGGACAAGCCCTACCTCGCCGGCGAGGCGTTCGGGTtcgccgacctcgccgtcgTGCCGTTCGCGGCGTGGCTCCCCGGCTACGCGCGCCTAGGGGAGTTCCGCCTCGAGGAGGTGTGCCCGAGGCTGGCGGCGTGGGCGGAGCGGTGCGGCGAGAGGGAGAGCGTCGCCAAGAACGTGCACCCGCCGGACAAGGTGTGGGAGTTCATCACCTATCTCAAGGACAAGTACGGTGACAAGTGAAGGGACGGATCGGACGGATTCGACAGGGAAATGGTTCATGACTGTGTGTTTACGTCACTAAAATAGTGGGGAAAAAACTCAAAACATTCGtatcgtcgtgtacatcaaaactatgcgttagtttttttatttatctatatttaatgctccatgcataaagtaaaaaatttgatgtgatagatgaatagtaaagtttagagagagaaattttggaagtgAACACAGCCCATCTGACTTTGGTTTCTTTACATTTGGATCACTACACCTGTCAATGGCCAAATTCATTGAATTATAGCAAAACCTATAGATATAAAAACGGTTCTCTTGATTAATTCTAGCACCAACCTTGACTTTAATATCGACAAATTATTGTGGAAATTATTTGTCAAGTTATTGCAAAACTACAAATGTAAGAAAGATACTCCATCATAAAAGCGGAGATTTAACTTGTCGAGTTTACAAAACTTGCTCCCTCCACTGGCGAGCCGTAGGGCCCTTCCCCTTACTCCCTCGGTCGCCGAGCCGTGGGGCTACGCAGCCCCTCCCTGCTGCACGGCGTCACGGCCGCCGATGAGGAGGCGCGCCACCAACTCCTGGTTGCACTCTCCACGTGCCTCCTCGAACTCGCGCCTCCGCAATGCACAGCACCTCCCGTTGTATGCTCGTTGTCGAGATCCGCCCTCGCCTGTCTTTGGCCCCTCCCTTCTCCGGTTCTCCGTCGCCggcgaagggagggagggagaaggagggcgGCACGGCCCCGCGGCGGCCGTCCACCATCGTCGCTCCTCTGACGGGAAATCGAGCCCGGCGAGGCCAAAGATGAAGGGGCCGAGAGTgccgcggtggtggtggtgccacTGCACGCGCGGGAGGCCAATAGCGTACCGGAGCTGTTCCGCTGGAAATAGCGAAAATGAGCGCTTCTGCTGAGATAGCGGAAGCCTTTGAGTACGCTGGTGCAGCAAAAATTTCGCTACCCCGTGCTGAAGGAAGGGGTAGTGTACCCGATCCGGACAGCCTAAGCCTGTGTACCTAGATAGTTACTGTGGGCAGTAGGTTTAGATTCACCCTGAAGAACTGCAAATTCGAATTGTGAAATGTGAAGAGGGAGCTCCCAAACTCACGGTTGACTGAAAGAGTATTTCAGTTTGAACAGAGCAGCGACTTTTCTTCTGATTTCTGACTCCTCGAACGCATGGCATCCGTGTGCCGGTACGAATCCCAGTACTACCACGCCCCAACCTCGCTCACCTGTTTTCCACAATCACGCCCCTTCGCCCTCCCTCCAAACTTACCAGCTCCTATAAATCTCCCACCGCATCGCAACTCCTCCCTTCCAAACCCCCAGCCACCCACAACTTGCAACAATGGCGTCCCCTCGCCGCGCTCACCTCCTCCTGACCATCGCCGTTGTGCTGCTGCTACTCTGCCATCTGGGTCGTGCATTGCCATTGCCTtcaccttcgccgccgccgtcgaacgCCGCGTCGCCGTCCTACCCTCCTCCGGCACCGCCCGTGCCGAAGCTGCCGCGCGGCCTGCCACGGATCATACCGGCGTGGCCGCTGCCGGTGAACCCGTTCACGGCGAAGGCGGCGTTCATCCGGTACTGGAACCGCAAGGTGCGCGGCAACCGTCCGCACccggccttcttcttcgccaAGCTGTCCCCGCTCTCGGCCCCCGACGCGGCCGCGTTCTCCACCCTGGCCTCCGCGGGGAAGCTGGCCTCCCGCATCCGCGACTTCTGCGCCGCGGCGTCGCTGTTCTGCCCATCCACCCCCGCGGCGTCCTGGTCGgccgcgtcgtcgtcctcgtccgcggagggcgccggcggcggcgccgcctcctccggcgccagcggcggcgccactgCAGCTGGCTCCCCCGCGCCGTTCAAGAACTACGAGAACGGCAACTTCAGCAGCTACggcaacagcggcggcggcggcgccgaccagTTCGCTGTCTACTCGAGCGGGAAGAGCGGCCCCGTCGACTCGTTCAAGCGCTACGGCAAGGGCTCGCTGGGGCGGAACGACTCCTTCACCAACTACGAGGTCGGGGGCAACGTCGGGACATCCAGCTTCAGCTCGTAcaccggcggcgccaccggcggcgccggggagtTCGCGGGGTACGCCGGGCAGACGAACACGGTGGCCGCGACCTTCGCTGCCTACGACTCCGGCGGCAATGGGCGCGCGCACGAGTTCGCGGCGTACGCGCAGGACGCCAACTCCGGCGTGGAGAGCTTCACCAGCTACGGCAAGGCCGCCAACGGCGCCGCCGAGTCGTTCAAGACCTACGCCAACAACTCCAACACGATCGCCTCCGGCTTCATCACCTACGGCGAGAAGGCCAACGGCTTCAACGACTCGTTCGCGTCCTACGGCCTCGACGGGAACGCCCCCGAGAACACGTTCCGGAGCTACGCCTCCGGGAGCAACGCCGCGGTCGACGACTTCAAGGGGTACAGGGACCAGGCCAACATCGGCGACGACAGCTTCACCTCCTACGCGAGCAACGCCAACGGCGCGGAGGCCGGCTTCGACAGCTACGGCAGGTCGACCAGCCCCGGGAGCGTGGCGTTCAAGGGCTACGGCCAGGGCTCCAACCCCAACCACCGCATCGGCTTCGCGCACTACTCCGGCTACAACACCACGTTCAAGGCCTACTCCAACGAAGGCGTCGAGTTCAAGGAGTACCAGAACATGTCAGAGATGGAGGTATccaagacggcggcggcggcgacggcggccgggcaCATGCAGCCGAGGTGGTCGCCGGAGCCAGGGAAGTTCTTCCGGGAGCGCGACCTGATGATGGGCAACCGGATGCCCATGCCGGACATCGCCGACAAGATGCCGCACCGCGCGTTCCTGCCGAGGGACATCGCCGCCAAGATACCGTTCGAGGAGGGCGCCGTGGCGGCGCTGTTCGGGGCGGCGCCGGGCACGGCGATGCGGCAGGCGGTGGCGTCGACGGTGGCCgagtgcgcgcgcgcgcccagCCGCAGGGAGACGAAGCGGTGCGCGACGTCGGCCGAGGATGTGGTGGACTTCGCGGTGGAgatgctgggcggcggcggcggcggcggcggcgtcgcggtgcgCAGCACggagtcggcggcgggcggcgggcgcgacgtCCGGCTGGGCAGGatcgccggcgtcggcggcggcggcgtgacgcGGTCTGTGTCGTGCCACCAGAGCCTGTTCCCGTACCTGGTGTACTACTGCCACTCGGTGCCGCACGTGCGGCTGTACGAGGCCGACATCCTGGACGTGGACTCCAACCGGAAGATCAACCACGGCGTGGCCATCTGCCACCTCGACACGTCGGACTGGAGCCCCAGCCACGGGGCCTTTGTC
This window contains:
- the LOC120696031 gene encoding BURP domain-containing protein 14-like, which translates into the protein MASPRRAHLLLTIAVVLLLLCHLGRALPLPSPSPPPSNAASPSYPPPAPPVPKLPRGLPRIIPAWPLPVNPFTAKAAFIRYWNRKVRGNRPHPAFFFAKLSPLSAPDAAAFSTLASAGKLASRIRDFCAAASLFCPSTPAASWSAASSSSSAEGAGGGAASSGASGGATAAGSPAPFKNYENGNFSSYGNSGGGGADQFAVYSSGKSGPVDSFKRYGKGSLGRNDSFTNYEVGGNVGTSSFSSYTGGATGGAGEFAGYAGQTNTVAATFAAYDSGGNGRAHEFAAYAQDANSGVESFTSYGKAANGAAESFKTYANNSNTIASGFITYGEKANGFNDSFASYGLDGNAPENTFRSYASGSNAAVDDFKGYRDQANIGDDSFTSYASNANGAEAGFDSYGRSTSPGSVAFKGYGQGSNPNHRIGFAHYSGYNTTFKAYSNEGVEFKEYQNMSEMEVSKTAAAATAAGHMQPRWSPEPGKFFRERDLMMGNRMPMPDIADKMPHRAFLPRDIAAKIPFEEGAVAALFGAAPGTAMRQAVASTVAECARAPSRRETKRCATSAEDVVDFAVEMLGGGGGGGGVAVRSTESAAGGGRDVRLGRIAGVGGGGVTRSVSCHQSLFPYLVYYCHSVPHVRLYEADILDVDSNRKINHGVAICHLDTSDWSPSHGAFVALGGKPGEIEVCHWIFQGDMTWTLVD